DNA from Sulfurimonas gotlandica GD1:
TGAAGCATATAAATTACTTACTCAACACAATAATGAAGATACAACTATTGTAGGTCACAATATAAAGTTTGATTTGGCGATGTTAAAAAAATCTGGCTTTAATTTTATTGGCGAGATTATAGATACACTAAGGGTGACAAAGCATCTTGTGAGTGAATGTGAACAGTTTTCTCTGCAGTTTTTGAGGTATGAGTTAAAACTATATAAAGAGGAAAAAGAACTTCTTCAAGCTCACCATGCACTGAGTGATGCGACAATTGCTAAAAACCTTTACGAGTATCTTTTAGAGATACAACCAAAAGAAAAACTTGCTAAGTTAAGCTTTGAAAATGTTCTGCTTTCAAAGTTTGGATTTGGAAAGTATAATGGTCGTTATATTGAGGAAATTTGTATGTGTGATAGAGGATATTTGGATTGGATGCTAGCTAATATTCTGGATTTAGATGAAGATTTGCGCTATAGTATCGAATATTATTTAAGGGAAGTCTCATGAAAATTGCAGTTGAGTGCAAGTCGCCATTATTACAAAAATCATTAGAGATATTTTTATCTTCACATTTAAGTTCTTTAAAGCAGTGCGACATCGTTGTTCGTGACTTTAAAGCTCTTGATGACGATAGAACTTTTTATATTTCAAAAGATAGTGGTTCAGATCTGATAAAACCATTTTCAAAATCAGCACTTATTCTTGCACTTGAAAAGAGATATGAGACTCTTTCTCCTCAACCAAAAGAAGCGTTCAATTCTTTTACTGATGGGACTGCTGACTTTAGCATCTTAGAGAAGCGAATTGATATTCTTACCCAAGAGTATAAAGAAAATATTTTAAAGGCAGTAAGAGCATTTTATGAAGAATAGTGATAAAAGTAAATCATTAACAAAAAAAATAATATCTGGAAAATTTAAAAACAAAGTTTTAAAACTCCCATCCAAAACAACTACGCGCTCATCTAAGTCAATAGTTTTAGAATCTTTTTTTAACACTATACAGTTTGACATCATAGATGCTACTTTCGTTGAAGTCTTCTCTGGAAGCGGTTCTATAGGTCTTGAAGCTCTTAGCCGTGGTGCAAACAACATACTTTTTATGGAACAAGACAGAGATGCAATAAAAGTCTTAAAAGAAAACATCTCTCTTACTGACCCATCTGCATGTGAAGTATTTAGTGGAGACAGTTTTTCAAATATAAACACTGTTATATCTACACTCAAGAGAAATAAACAGAGTGCATACTTTTACATCGATCCACCTTTTAGCATCAGAGAGGGCATGGAAGATATTTATGACAAGATGATTACTATGATAGCATCTATACCTCCAGAGCTTACAGAGCTAATAATCATCGAGCACATGACAGGTTTAGAGATACCTGAGACTATAGGTGCATTTAAGATGAAAAAATTTAAAAAGTTTGGGAATACTTCATTAACTTATCTAGAAGAAAATATGGAATAGGAATTGCTGAGTAATAGCTAGTTACAAGGACTCGTTATGAAAACAATTATTTTACTCTTACTTACTATTTCTACAATTTACGCTACTAAAATCAATGATGTTGCTAACATCGTAGGTGTACGCGAGAATCAGATTATAGGTTACTCACTTGTTGTCGGTCTAAAAAAGACTGGTGATGGTACTACCTCAAAATTTACACTTCAATCAATCTCAAACATGTTAAAAGCCATGAATATAGATATGAACCCAATCGATATAAAATCAAAAAATGTTGCAGCCGTTGTTGTAACTGCCAATCTTGGAGCATTTGCAAAACAAGGTGACAAGTTTGATATCACTGTCTCTTCTATTGGAGATGCAAAATCTTTAGAGGGTGGAACACTTTTGATGACACCACTAAAAGGGGTTGATGGCAAGATATATGCTTTGGCACAAGGTCACATCAGTATTGGCGGTAAAAACTCAAGAGGTGCAGGAAGTGAGTCTCATCCAACTGTAGGTATTGTTTTTGAGGGTGGATTTGTAGAGCGTGAGATTAGCATCGACTTGTACAATCAAGAGTACGCAACACTATCACTAAAAGAATCAAATATGAAAAATAGTGTAGCAATACAAACAGCTATAAATGATTTTTATAACACGCAAGTTGCAGTAGCAATGGATCCAAGAACAATCAAACTAAAATGTCCACAAAACAGAAGTATGATAGAGTTTCTAGCTGAAGTTCAAGATATTGACATGGAATATAAACCAAGTAATAAAATTATTATTAATGAGAGAACAGGAACTATAATTGCTGGAGTAAATATAGAAGTAAAACCAATAGTAATAACTCATGGAGACATAACTATAAAAATCCTATCACAGGACACTCTATCTCAACCTGAAGGTTCAATGGCGGTAGATAATGATTTAGTAATTGGGCTAAATCAAAATGAGATATACACTAAAAATGGAACTACAACTGTAGCAAATATAGTTCGTTCTCTAAAAAAGCTTGGAGCGTCTCCTAAAGATATTATATCTATCTTGGAAGCTATGAAAAGTGCTGGTAGTATCTCAGCTCAACTAAAAATCATCTAAGAAAAAGGAGACATTATGTATGGTTCTAACTCTATTAATATGCAAGCTCAGATGATGTCACAAAATCAGAGTGTTCCAAAAATAGATACAAATACTAATGATGCTAAACTCAGAGAACAAACAGATGCTTTTGAGTCTGTAATACTAAAGATGCTTATGGATAATGCTATGAAAGATGAGAAAAATCTTTTTTCACAGCAGAATGATCCAGGAGATAAAATATACAAATCAATGTATAGAGAGGAACTTGCAAAAGCAAGTGCAGGAGGCTTTGGGTTTTCTCAGATGCTTTATGACTTTTTAAGTCAAAAAAGTTGAAGTTTTTTCTTTTATTGTCGATATAGCTGTATATTATAAAGTCTATATGGACAATAAAAGGATAAGTTATGATTTCGCAAATAAATAGTTCTGCGGTTCGTGGTGCTTACGCTAGTAACTTTGGAGAATCTAAAGAAACTAGTAAAGCCTCGACGAATATTACAAAACAAGGTGATACTAGCAAGGTGGAGAGAATAAAAGAAGCTCTTGAATCTGGCGAGTATAAAATTAACCTAGAGGCTCTTTCACAGAAGATAGCTGAAGAGTTGTTGTAGGTTTAAATACAAGATAGGGGTTGAAGATGTTGTCTCATCATTTACAGGGTGCCTTAATTGATTTAAGGGATTTAATAAAAATTACTGAGTCTGATATAGCAGATATAAAAGAAGCTAAGAATGATCCGCAATTTGACAGATTATCACTAAAAGAAGAAAAGCTTAAAAGCTTCGAGCAAAAAAAAGCTATGATTGATCATGAAATATCATCTTTAATGACTAAAAATCCTGATATGGATTTACCAGAACTTCTTAGTAAAGAACAACATTTACAACTAGATGAATTAAAAAAAGAACTAAATAATCTTAGAGATGTGAACAAACACTACGCAAGACTTGTCTTGGTTGTTAGTAATTTATATAATACATTTTTAGAAAGAGTTGTTCCTACCGAGATGCAAGGTTACAATAAGGTTGCATCTAAAAACCCATCTATCTTGGAAGTGAGAGTGTAATATGGCTTCTATATTTAATGCACTTCATATTGGATACTCCGGGCTTAATGTAGCTCAGATTGGTATCAATACGACAGGTCATAATATTTCAAATGCTGAGGTGGATGGCTATACAAGACAAAGAGTTATTACCGCTGCTGCAACACCTCTTCAAACATATCCTGGTAATGTCGGTAACGGTGCGCAAGTTATGGATATTAAAAGAGTATTTGACAACTTTGTTTTTGATAGATACACTGATATTTCTGAAACTAAAGAGTATAGTGATTTTGAGACCAAGACACTGGAAGAGCTTTCGACATACTTTCCTGAAATTGATGGTGTTGGTATAAAAGCTGACTTAACTGAGTACTATAATATGTGGCAAACTTTTGCTGACAACCCAGATAATGATGCTATAAAATTAGCCTTAGCAACTCAAACAAAAACTCTTACGCAACATATTGCCTATACACAAACTCAAGTAAAAAGTTTGCAATCTCAACTTAATGATCAACTAGCAGTTAATATAAATGAAGTTAACTCTATAGCGAAGCAGTTAGCTGATTTAAATAAATCTATAGAGATTGCAGAAGCTGGAAAAACATATACTGCAAATGATTTAAGAGATAAAAGAAATGTGATGGAACGCAGTTTGGCAAGACTAATCGGTGCTGTTACTAATGCAGGACAAATTGAGTCAAATATACAAGTAGATAGTTCTTCAAATACTAAAACTGGAAGTTATAGTGTTAGTGTTAATGGTTTTAATATTGTTGATGGTAATTCATTTCATCCAATTTATTTATCTAGAGAGAATAATTCAAATGGCTTTTATGAAGTTTCATATGAGAGACAAGATGGTACTCTTATCCAGATTGCAGAAAAAATAAGTGGTGGTGTAGTAGGGTCTATATTAAATCTTCGTGGAGCTTCTCTTGACACCACAAGCGGTATGCCAACAGACGGTGTAGTCCAAAATGTTGTTGCACAAATGGATGCTTTTGCAAAAGGTCTGATAGAGTCTACAAATAATGTTTACGCAAACAGCGCTACAAAAAGAATGGAATCAAATAAATTAGATTTAAATCCAACCAACTCTCTTGTTAATTCAACTTTGAATGTACAAACTGGATCTTTTGAGATGATTGTATATGATATTGATGGCAACGTTACCACTAAAAGAGAAATAGTAATAAATCAGGCAACTACCATGACTGGTGTAGCAGGTTCAAATTCTATTCAAGGGCAGATAGAAGCACAGATCGATGATAATGGCGATGGTAATGCAAACAATGATATAAATAACTTTATACAGTTTAATTGGGCTACATTTGCTGGTGGGGGGAATGCACTTGAATTGACATTAGATCCGCTTGCTGAATCTAGAGGCTATACTTTTTCAATGCAAGATATTTTAAAAGATACATCATATTCATCTGGAAGTAATTTTGCAGGTGCACTTGGTATGAGTAGATATTTTGACGGTGATAGTGCCCAAAGCATCAGTCTTAATTATACACTAGCTAACAATCCTACTCTAATAACGCCTGGAGCTACACCAGTAGCAGGGGACAATGTTGTTGCGCTTAATATGGTTCAGCACCAGTATGAAAAATTTGATTTTTATGTTGGCAATCAAGATTTTAACACTACTACATATGCTATGTTTGACATCATCGCAACAGAAGTGGGTACTCAAACAAATGCCGCAATACTTAAAAATGAAACTATAACAACACAGTATAATGCAACTGAGCTAGAGTATAATTCAGTATCAAAAGTAAGTCTAGATGAAGAGATGACAAACTTGATTAAATATCAAACATCATATGGTGCTGCTGCAAAAATTATAACTACAATTGACCAGATGATGCAGACACTTCTTGGAATAAAACAGTAAAGCAGATGCCAAAATTCAGTATTACTGTATTAGTTTCTGTTTTTCTATTTTCTTTTGTAGGCTCTTTCTTTTATAGCATAGATGCTTACTCCCTAGATAGTAATTCTATACTTCTCCCTCCATCACTAGATCATTTACTTGGAACAGATAGGTTAGGACGTGATATCCTTGCTAGACTTATTGAAGGTGGAAAAATATCTTTGATCATTGGTGTAGGAAGTGCCTTTATAGCATCTGTAATAGGCCTTATTTTAGGTTCTATGGCTG
Protein-coding regions in this window:
- a CDS encoding exonuclease domain-containing protein → MLIFLDVETTGLEEIDRVCSIGIVWSEDGENRTIYELVNEGKKIPSLASSINHITNEMLKGKPKFQESEAYKLLTQHNNEDTTIVGHNIKFDLAMLKKSGFNFIGEIIDTLRVTKHLVSECEQFSLQFLRYELKLYKEEKELLQAHHALSDATIAKNLYEYLLEIQPKEKLAKLSFENVLLSKFGFGKYNGRYIEEICMCDRGYLDWMLANILDLDEDLRYSIEYYLREVS
- the rsmD gene encoding 16S rRNA (guanine(966)-N(2))-methyltransferase RsmD, whose product is MKNSDKSKSLTKKIISGKFKNKVLKLPSKTTTRSSKSIVLESFFNTIQFDIIDATFVEVFSGSGSIGLEALSRGANNILFMEQDRDAIKVLKENISLTDPSACEVFSGDSFSNINTVISTLKRNKQSAYFYIDPPFSIREGMEDIYDKMITMIASIPPELTELIIIEHMTGLEIPETIGAFKMKKFKKFGNTSLTYLEENME
- a CDS encoding flagellar basal body P-ring protein FlgI, translated to MKTIILLLLTISTIYATKINDVANIVGVRENQIIGYSLVVGLKKTGDGTTSKFTLQSISNMLKAMNIDMNPIDIKSKNVAAVVVTANLGAFAKQGDKFDITVSSIGDAKSLEGGTLLMTPLKGVDGKIYALAQGHISIGGKNSRGAGSESHPTVGIVFEGGFVEREISIDLYNQEYATLSLKESNMKNSVAIQTAINDFYNTQVAVAMDPRTIKLKCPQNRSMIEFLAEVQDIDMEYKPSNKIIINERTGTIIAGVNIEVKPIVITHGDITIKILSQDTLSQPEGSMAVDNDLVIGLNQNEIYTKNGTTTVANIVRSLKKLGASPKDIISILEAMKSAGSISAQLKII
- a CDS encoding rod-binding protein translates to MYGSNSINMQAQMMSQNQSVPKIDTNTNDAKLREQTDAFESVILKMLMDNAMKDEKNLFSQQNDPGDKIYKSMYREELAKASAGGFGFSQMLYDFLSQKS
- a CDS encoding flagellar biosynthesis anti-sigma factor FlgM, yielding MISQINSSAVRGAYASNFGESKETSKASTNITKQGDTSKVERIKEALESGEYKINLEALSQKIAEELL
- the flgK gene encoding flagellar hook-associated protein FlgK, which produces MASIFNALHIGYSGLNVAQIGINTTGHNISNAEVDGYTRQRVITAAATPLQTYPGNVGNGAQVMDIKRVFDNFVFDRYTDISETKEYSDFETKTLEELSTYFPEIDGVGIKADLTEYYNMWQTFADNPDNDAIKLALATQTKTLTQHIAYTQTQVKSLQSQLNDQLAVNINEVNSIAKQLADLNKSIEIAEAGKTYTANDLRDKRNVMERSLARLIGAVTNAGQIESNIQVDSSSNTKTGSYSVSVNGFNIVDGNSFHPIYLSRENNSNGFYEVSYERQDGTLIQIAEKISGGVVGSILNLRGASLDTTSGMPTDGVVQNVVAQMDAFAKGLIESTNNVYANSATKRMESNKLDLNPTNSLVNSTLNVQTGSFEMIVYDIDGNVTTKREIVINQATTMTGVAGSNSIQGQIEAQIDDNGDGNANNDINNFIQFNWATFAGGGNALELTLDPLAESRGYTFSMQDILKDTSYSSGSNFAGALGMSRYFDGDSAQSISLNYTLANNPTLITPGATPVAGDNVVALNMVQHQYEKFDFYVGNQDFNTTTYAMFDIIATEVGTQTNAAILKNETITTQYNATELEYNSVSKVSLDEEMTNLIKYQTSYGAAAKIITTIDQMMQTLLGIKQ